In the Molothrus ater isolate BHLD 08-10-18 breed brown headed cowbird chromosome 26, BPBGC_Mater_1.1, whole genome shotgun sequence genome, one interval contains:
- the HCN2 gene encoding LOW QUALITY PROTEIN: potassium/sodium hyperpolarization-activated cyclic nucleotide-gated channel 2 (The sequence of the model RefSeq protein was modified relative to this genomic sequence to represent the inferred CDS: inserted 1 base in 1 codon) — protein sequence MRAGRGAAGGEAAAAAEEEAAADGAKRGGAAAAAAAAAAAGRARGRGGKGSPNGECRRGEAPRSPGPEPPREPKVSFSCGGGGASPGGAKAAEEGASEDAAEEVRGSQASFMQRQFGAMLQPGVNKFSLRMFGSQKAVEREQERVKSAGAWIIHPYSDFRFYWDFTMLLFMVGNLIIIPVGITFFKEETTAPWIVFNVVSDTFFLMDLVLNFRTGIVIEDNTEIILDPEKIKKKYLKTWFVVDFVSSIPVDYVFLIVEKGIDSEVYKTARALRIVRFTKILSLLRLLRLSRLIRYIHQWEEIFHMTYDLASAVMRIINLIGMMLLLCHWDGCLQFLVPMLQDFPQNCWVSINGMVNDSWSELYSFALFKSMSHMLCIGYGKQAPESMTDIWLTMLSMIVGATCYAMFIGHATALIQSLDSSRRQYQEKYKQVEQYMSFHKLPADFRQKIHDYYEHRYQGKMFDEDSILGELNEPLREEIVNFNCRKLVASMPLFANADPNFVTAMLTKLKFEVFQPGDYIIREGTIGKKMYFIQHGVVSILTKGXQEMKLSDGSYFGEICLLTRGRRTASVRADTYCRLYSLSVDNFNEVLEEYPMMRRAFETVAIDRLDRIGKKNSILLHKVQHDLNSGVFNNQENEIIQEIVKYDREMVQQAELQQHTAMYSPVQPQVTSAIATLQQAVAMSFCPQMASPLVGSMALGSPRMMRRLQYAQAVPSPFAVSPVLLQQSPPPQPQPPVPHANPSPSQDPAQPTALPASTSAFAAAAASPPSQSPLASRTFAYGGTPGPLGSQLSLSQQPAPGSPQRLAAHKSTQALHTSSLSQDSRPLSASQPSLPHGLAAGSTQSPPASARESSTSIGGGPAAASPGPGPPAGLRAQAPSRGAPAHPAPTGSGLTAPPALPQDSAAARKDSASSTPDTDPAKSRLSSNL from the exons ATGCGGGCGGGccgcggcgcggcgggcggggaggcggcggcggcggccgaggaggaggcggcggccgATGGGGCCAAGCGCGGcggggcagcggcagcggcggcagcggcggcggcggcggggcgggcgcggggccgcggcgggaAGGGGTCCCCGAACGGCGAGTGCCGGCGCGGGGAAGCGCCGCGGAGCCCCGGCCCGGAGCCGCCCCGCGAGCCCAAGGTCTCGTTCTcctgcggcggcggcggagcaTCCCCCGGCGGGGCCAAGGCGGCCGAGGAGGGGGCGAGCGAGGATGCGGCCGAGGAGGTGCGCGGGAGCCAGGCCAGCTTCATGCAGCGGCAGTTCGGGGCGATGCTCCAGCCCGGCGTCAACAAGTTCTCGCTGCGGATGTTCGGCTCGCAGAAGGCGgtggagagggagcaggagcgCGTCAAGTCGGCGGGGGCCTGGATCATCCACCCCTACAGCGATTTCAG ATTTTACTGGGACTTCACGATGCTGCTCTTCATGGTGGGCAACCTGATCATCATTCCCGTGGGCATCACCTTCTTCAAGGAGGAGACCACGGCCCCCTGGATCGTGTTCAACGTGGTCTCTGACACCTTCTTCCTGATGGACCTGGTGCTGAACTTCCGGACAGGAATTGTCATTGAGGACAACACAGAAATCATCCTGGACCCCGAGAAGATCAAGAAGAAGTACCTCAAGACCTGGTTTGTGGTGGATTTTgtctcctccatccctgtggaCTACGTTTTCCTCATTGTGGAGAAGGGCATAGACTCTGAGGTCTATAAGACAGCCCGTGCCCTCCGCATCGTCCGGTTCACCAAGATCCTGAGCCTGCTGCGGCTACTCCGCCTCTCCCGCCTCATCCGCTACATCCACCAGTGGGAGGAG ATCTTCCACATGACGTACGACCTGGCCAGCGCCGTGATGAGGATCATCAACCTCATTGGgatgatgctgctgctctgccactggGATGGCTGCCTCCAGTTCCTGGTGCCCATGCTGCAGGATTTCCCCCAGAACTGCTGGGTGTCCATCAACGGGATGGTG aACGACTCCTGGAGTGAGCTGTACTCCTTCGCCCTCTTCAAGTCCATGAGCCACATGCTGTGCATCGGCTACGGGAAGCAGGCACCTGAGAGCATGACAGACATCTGGCTGACCATGCTGAGCATGATCGTGGGGGCCACCTGCTACGCCATGTTCATCGGCCACGCCACCGCCCTCATCCAGTCCCTGGACTCCTCCCGGCGCCAGTACCAGGAGAAG TACAAGCAGGTGGAGCAGTACATGTCCTTCCACAAGCTGCCCGCTGACTTCCGCCAGAAGATCCACGACTACTACGAGCATCGCTACCAGGGCAAGATGTTTGATGAGGACAGCATCCTGGGGGAGCTCAACGAGCCCCTGCGTGAG GAAATCGTGAACTTCAACTGCCGCAAGCTGGTGGCCTCGATGCCGCTGTTTGCCAACGCCGACCCCAACTTTGTCACGGCCATGCTCACCAAGCTGAAGTTTGAGGTGTTCCAGCCGGGTGACTACATCATCCGAGAGGGCACCATCGGCAAGAAGATGTACTTCATCCAGCACGGGGTGGTCAGCATCCTCACCAAGG AACAAGAGATGAAACTCTCTGATGGCTCCTACTTTGGGG AGATCTGCTTGCTGACCCGTGGCCGGCGCACGGCCAGTGTCCGTGCAGACACCTACTGCCGCCTCTACTCGCTCTCCGTGGACAACTTCAACGAGGTGCTGGAGGAGTACCCCATGATGAGACGGGCCTTTGAGACTGTGGCCATCGACCGTCTCGACCGCATCG GGAAGAAGAACTCGATCCTGCTCCACAAAGTTCAGCACGACCTCAACTCAGGTGTCTTCAACAACCAGGAGAACGAGATCATCCAGGAGATCGTCAAGTACGACCGGGAGATGGTGCAGCAGgcggagctgcagcagcacacggCCATGTACAGCCCCGTCCAGCCGCAGGTCACCTCTGCCATCGCCACCCTCCAGCAAGCCGTGGCCATGAGCTTCTGCCCGCAGATGGCCAGCCCGCTGGTGGGCTCCATGGCGCTGGGCTCGCCCCGCATGATGCGCCGCTTGCAGTACGCCCAGGCCGTGCCCAGCCCCTTCGCCGTGTCCCccgtgctgctgcagcagagccccccgccgcagccgcagcccccCGTGCCCCACGCCAACCCCTCGCCCTCGCAGGACCCGGCGCAGCCCACGGCCCTGCCCGCCTCCACCAGCGCCTTCGCCGCGGCCGCGGCCAGCCCTCCGTCCCAAAGCCCGCTGGCCAGCCGGACGTTCGCCTACGGAGGTACCCCCGGGCCGCTGGGCTCGCAGCTGTCCCTCAGCCAGCAGCCGGCGCCCGGCTCGCCGCAGCGCCTGGCCGCCCACAAGAGCACACAGGCGCTGCAcaccagcagcctcagccaggaTTCGCGGCCCCTCTCGGCCTCGCAGCCCTCGCTGCCCCACGGGCTGGCGGCcggcagcacccagagccccccggCGTCCGCCCGCGAGTCCAGCACCTCCATCGGAGGGGGCCCGGCCGCCGCCTCGCCGGGCCCGGGCCCTCCGGCCGGGCTGCGGGCCCAGGCGCCCTCACGGGGGGCCCCGGCCCACCCGGCGCCCACGGGCTCGGGGCTGACAGCGCCGCCCGCCCTGCCGCAGGACTCGGCGGCGGCCCGCAAGGATTCGGCGTCCAGCACGCCCGACACGGACCCGGCCAAGTCCAGGCTTTCTTCCAACTTGTGA